The genomic DNA GTCGGTGTAGGTGAGGCCCCCGAAGGGGTGCCCGTCCGGATAGTCGCCGCTGCGCAGGAGCCGGTAGGCGGCGGGGTTGAGTGAGGAGGGGGTCAGGCCGTCGCCGAGGCCGGGGACGACCATGTGCCCCACCATGACAGGGGCTTGGTGACGCTCGAGCGCCCCGGCGAAGGCGGCCAGGTCGTGACCGGCCAGCGCCTGCAGCGGCGGGGTGACGACCTCGCCGAGGTGGCTGTCTCCGCTGGCCTGGCCGTGGCCGGGGAAGTGCTTGTACACCGGCCGCACCCCGGCGCGCTCCAGGCCGCGGGCGAAGGCGGCGCCGTACTCGGCGACGACGACGGGGTCGGCGCTGAAGGCGCGGTCGCCGACCACGTCGAGCCCGGCGCCGCCGACGTCGAGCACCGGGGCGAAGTCGACGGTGACGCCGTGATGACGCAGGCTCTGCCCGATCGTGTGGGCGAGTTCCTCGACCTGGGCGGGGTCCATCGTCGCGGCCATCTCCCCGGCCGAGGGGTAGGACCCCAGCACCTGGGAGTGGCGCTGGACGCGGCCGCCCTCGAAGTCGATGGCGACGGCGAAGGGCCGGCCGACGGCGGCGCGCAGGGCGGCGACGTCGCGGCCCGGCTCGGTGAGCAGCCCGGGGTCGGCCCAGCTCGGGATGAAGATCCCGCCGACACCCTGGTGCAGCTTCCACAGCGCGTCGTCATAGTCGGTGACCCCGACCATCATCAGCGAGGCGACCCGGGCTCGCTCGTCGGCGGGCACTCGCGAGGCGGCCACCTGCTCCGGGGAGGGGGCCGGCGGCGGCGTCGGCCGGGGCTCGTGCGTCACGGTCTGCGTCGTGGTTGTCGTGGTGGTCGTGGTTGTCACGGGGGCTGCGGAGGTCGCCGGCGGCGCGTCGGCAGGCCCCGCCGGCGCGCACGCGGACAGCGCCCCGCCTAGGGCGAGGACGCTGAAGAGACGACGAAGATGCATGTGGTTCCTGAGGACGGGTAGGGGCCGGTCCGCACTAGGGTAATGGAGGAACCGTCCCGTGGAAGGAGCACACCGCGCCGTGACCCGAATGCTGATCGCCTACGACGGCAGCCCCGAAGCCCGCCATGCGCTGACGGAAGCAGCCCGTCTGCTGCGCCCCGTCGACATCGAGATCCTCACCGCCTGGGAGCCGGTGACCTCCCAGGCCACCCGGGCGCTCGGGCGCACCGGGCTGCCGCAGACCACCATCGGCGCCGAAAACGTCGGCGCCGATCCCGCCTACGAGGACGCGCTGGCGTTGTCCGAGGAGGGCATCGCGCTGGCCCGTTCCCTCGGCCTGACCGCCCGTGCCCATCTGGTGGAGTCGACCGGTCACACCGCCACCGCGATCAGCGAGGCGGCGGTCCAGCTCGGGGCGGACGTCATCGTCGCCGGCACCCGCGCCCGCTCAGGCCCGCATACGTGGTTCACGACCTCGACGTCCGAGGGGATTCTCCGGAAGGCGGGGATCCCCGTTTTCATCGTCCCGCCACGCGCTTCCGGGGGTGACGGGGAGGACTAGGCGCCTGGTAGGTTACTGGTCATGGCCTTCGAATCGGATTCCCTCAACCGCCGCACGCTCGGTCCCGTTGTCGCGAGCTCCGTCGTCGGCGTCGCTCTCGGAGTCGTCGCCGTCGTCGGCGTCGCCGGTTTCTCCGGGCAGAACAGCGTCCCGACCTCCAACGCCGTCCCCGCCGACCAGGCGCTGCTGGGCGACCCGGAGTACGGCACCCGTCAGTAACCCCGCGTGCGCGCCCGACTGACACATACGGCGGCGTGGCTGCTCATCGCCCTGCTCATGGTTGCGCAGGAGCCCGGCCGCACCGCCGCCGACACCAAGCTCGACCTGCTCGTCGACCCGGCGGGGTTCCTGGCCGGCGCGACGCACGCGTGGACGGACACTTTCACCCTCGGCCAGCTGCAGAACCAGGCCTACGGCTACCTCTTCCCGCAGGGGCCGTTCTTCCTGGCGACGGACTTCCTGCCGGACTGGGTGGCGCAGCGGGCGTGGTGGACGGTCGTCGTCGGCGTCGGTTTCTCGGGGATGCTGGTGCTGCTGGAACGCCTGCGGGTGGGCACGCCCGCGTTCCGGATCCTGGCCGCGGGCCTCTTCGCCTTCTCCCCGCGCAGCCTGACGACGCTGACCGCCATCTCCTCGGAGACCTGGCCGGTCATGCTCGCCCCCTGGGTGCTGGCGGCGCTGCTGGATGAACGCCTGACCTGGCGATCCGCCGCCCGCGCGGTCGTCCCGGTGGCGCTGATGGGGGCGGTCAACGCCACCGCCACGCTGGCGGCCTGCCTGCCTGCGGGCGTGCTGCTGCTGTGGCGCGTCAGCCACGACCGCCGGGCGCTCGGCCCGGCGCTGGCTTGGCTGGCCGGGTGCGCGCTGGTCAGCGCCTGGTGGATCGGTCCGCTGCTGGTGCTGGGCGCCTACGCCCCGCCGTTCACGGACTTCATCGAGTCCGCCTACGTGACCACCCGCTGGCTCAATCTCGCCGAGATCCTGCGCGGCACCACCTCCTGGGCGCCTTTCGTCGACGCGGAACGCCGGGCCGGCTGGTTGCTGGTGGCCGAGCCCGCGCTGGTGCTGGCCACGATGGCGGTCGCCGCCCTGGGCCTGGCGGGGCTGGCGCGCCGGGAGCGGGTGGCGCTGCACGGGCTGTGGGTGAGCATGCTCTTTCTCGGCGTCGCGATCCTCGGCGCCGCCCACGGGCCGCTGGGCGAGCAGTGGCTGGCGTTTCTGGACGGGCCCGGCGCGGCCTTCCGCAACCTCCACAAGTTCGACCCGCTGGTGCGCATCCCGCTGTTGGTCGGGTTCGCTCACCTGGGCGGTATCGCCGCGCGCCGCTTCTGGGGCGCCGCGCTGGTCGCGTTGGTGGCGCTCGCGGCCGTCTCCCCCGCCTGGTCCGGGCGGCTCACCCCGCGTGGCACGTGGGAGGAGATCCCGGACTACTGGGTCGCCGCCACCGACTACCTCAACGAGCACGCCGCCGGCACCCGCACGCTCATCGTCCCCGAGGCCTCCTTTGCCCGGCAGGACTGGGGCTGGACCCGCGACGAGCCGGCGCAGCCGCTGCTGGACGTGCCCTGGGCGGTGCGCGACGCCATCCCGCTGGTCCCGCCGGAGGCCATCCGCGGCCTCGACGGGGTGATGACGATGCTCGACCACGATCCGGAGAACGCGACGCAGGCGCTGCGCCGCCTGGGCATCGGGGCGCTGCTGGTGCGCGGCGACCTCGACGAGGACGCCGGGGTGACCAGCGGGCGCGACGTCCGGGGGCTGGAGGGAGAGAGCTTCGGCCCGCTCGAGGTCGTTCTCCTCGACCCGGGCGCCGACATGATGATCACCGACCAGGCGCCGGTCACCGTCGCCGGCGGCGGCGAGGTCCTGGCGCTGCTCGACACACTCCACGGACCGGGCCCGCGCGAGCTCGTCGACGCCGGCGGCCAGATCGTCACCGACACCCCCATGGCCGTCGCCCGCAACTACGGCACCCTGCGCGGTCCGGTCTCGGGCCCGCTTCTCGACGCCGCCGACGCCCCCGACGTCCGCAACCGGGAGATCGACTACCCCTCGGTGGGCGAGCGCACCCGCGTCGTGGAACGCGGGGGGCGGGTGCGGGCGTCGACGAGCGCCGCCGATGCCACCTCCTTCGGCGGCGCGGACCCCGCCAAGTCGGTGACCGCCGCCGTCGACGGGCGCGGCGACACCGCCTGGTGGCCCACGCCGGGCCCCGCCGAGGGCCAGTGGCTGGAGCTGGCCGGCGAGATCGCCGCCCAGGCGCGCCTGTCGATCACCCCGACGCGCGACACGACGGTGCTGGTCAGCAACGGCCAGGCGCACACCGAGGTCGAGCTGCGTCGTGGCCGCGCCACCGAGGTCGTCGTCCCCGGCCCGGCCACCGGTGCCGTGCGCATCACCCTGCTCGATCCCCTACCGGTCGGGCTGGCGGAGGTCTCGCTCAGCTCCACCCCGATCGAGCGCGTCGTGACCGTGCCGCCCGCCTCCGCCGAGACCCGGATGATCGTGCTCCAGCGCCTCATGGTCGACACCGGGGTCCTGCTGCGCGAGTTCACCACCGCCCGCGACATGCGCCTGGAGGTCGCCGCCGACGCCGGGGTGCGCATCGACGGCGAACCCGCCGCCGGGATCATCGACCTTCCCGCGGGCGTTCACCGTCTGGAATCCGACGCGCACTGGGTGACCCTCACCGAGCCCGGTTTCGACCCCTCCCCCGTCGTCGAGCCCACGGGGCGGGTGATTGAGGCGTCCGACGGCGAGCGGCTGCTGATGACCGGGCGCGCGGCCAACGCCGGACTGCGCGCGCAGGTGGCCGGGGTCGGGCTCACCCCCCGCGTCGTCGACGCCGCGACGCAGGCTTTCGTCGTGCCGGCCGGCCTCGCCGGCGAGGTGGAGTTCTCCTTCGCCGCCGAGCGCGCCTACCGCGCGTTCCTCCTGGTAGGCGGGGCCGTGGGGCTGCTCGCCCTGCTCGCCGCGGTCGTCGTGGGACGCGGCGGTCGCCCGCTCCGCGACACCGACACCGACCCCGGGTCCGGGTCCGACCCCGGGTCCGGGGTGATCCTGCCCGCGCTGGCCCTCACCCTCGCCGCCGGCTGGGTCGGCCTCGCCGCCCTGGGGGCGGTCTGGGCGGCGCGCCGGGTGACCGTTTTCCCGCCCGCGCTGCTGGCGGGGACGCTCACCGGAATCGCCGGCGCGTGGCTGGCCCGGGCACCGTGGACGGCGGCGGGCTACGCGGGCGACGAGATCGCGCTGACCGCGGTCTGCGCCGGCGCGCTGGCCTGTCTGATGCCGCGGATCAGGCGCCGCGCGGGCTCCTCGACGAACTCATAGGAGCAGGCCGCGACGACCGTCGTGGCCACCGCCGTGAGCACGTAGACGGGCAGGAAACCGCCCTGAAAATAGCCGATGCCCGCCAGCGGGAACACCAGCGCCATGATCGGCAGATGCCAGAGAAACACCGAGTAGGAGATCCGGCCGAGGAACTGCGCCGGTCGGCCGGTCATGAGCCGGTCCCCCGGCGCGAGCGCGTAGGGCACGACCACCACGGCCGCGAAAACGGTGCCCGCCAGGACCCGGCGGGTGAACTCGGCCGGGTCCGGGTGCGTCAGGCCGAGCGGGCCGAACCACTCCTGGCCCGCGACCCAGGCGATGAGCAGAGCGGCCAGCCACCACGCCCAGCGCACCTCGAAGGCCCGGCGCAGTCGAGGACCGACCCGGTCCTCGAGCTCCGCCGCGATCAGCCCGACCGCGAACCAGCACGCGTACGCCGGCGGCCAGATCTGGCGGTTGGCCACGCCCTCGGCCGGCGTCGACTCGACGACAGGCAGCCAGGCCCAACCCAGGCTGAGCCCCGCCAGGCCGAGGATGGCCGCCACCCGCCAGCGCCGGGGCAGGGGCAGCAGCACGGCCGCGAACAGCGGCATCACCAGGTAGAAAGCCACCTCCACCGACAGCGACCACAGGTGCGTCAACCCCGGCGCCAGCCCGTCGGGGACGTAGATCTGGGTCAGGGTGAGGTTGACCAGGATCTGGGTGGCGTCCATGCCGGAGGCGTCGGGAAGCAGCAGGATGACCGCGGCGACGCAGACCAGATACGCAGGCAGGATGCGCGCCGCCCGGTTGCGGTAGTAGACGCCCCAGCGGCCCACGTAACGCTCCGCGCCGCGCCACAGCAGGAACGCGGAGAGCGCGAAGAAGACCGGGACGAAGAAGTCGAAGCGCGCCAGCACCGAGCCGACCGGGCCCGCCGGATCCACCCCCGTCTGGAACGCCACATGGGTGGCCATGATCCCAAAGGAGGCGACGGCGCGAACACCGTCGAGCGACGGGTTATACTCTCGGGTTGGCATAAGGATTGTTCTATCTACGTCCGCGGGGCAGGGTCCACCCACGATACCCCGCGCAGGTCACGCCGAAGGAGGCCCGCGAGTGTCCGTCCCCTCCTTGTCCCGGCCCGCCCCGCGACGATCCACCGCCGTCCGGCTCCTCGTCGCGGCGGCCCTGGCCATGATTCTGGGCACGGTCGTGCCCCCGCTGATCGCCGACGTCCGCACCATGGTCCCCACCGGCCAGCTCGGCACTTTCCGCACCGAACCCGCCGAGGCGACGGCCCTGCACCTGTCGGGGCTGGCCAACCAGGAAGTGCCCCCGCAGAACGCGGCCGAACCGGCGTGCGCCGACCCGGCGCAGGCGCGCCTCGGCTGCTACCGGGTCAGCGGCCAGATGGTCTTCGACCGGGCAACGACCACCGCCACGGCGGACGCCTTCTCCGAGGTCAAGGTCGACAGCCACCTGACGGTGCGTCTCGAGGGCCTCCGGGTCGCCGAGGTCACCGACCACAGCATCCTCGCCCGGGCCAGCGCCCTGCCGGTGACCGAACCCGTCTCCAGCACGTCCGTGACCGTCCCCGCGCTGGCCACGGACATCACCTCGGTCCCCAGCTACCGCACGGGCCTGACACACTTCTTCCCCCCGACCTCCGAGCGCCGCTCGTACCCCTACTTCGATCTGGTGGCCAACGACTCCACGCCGATCGACTTCATCGACGAGGCGAAGGTCGGCGACGTCGACGTGTTCACCTACTCCCAGAGCCTGGGCGCGGTCGACCTCCTGCGCGCGGCGGCGGGGTCCCAGAACGCCGAGGGCGAGGCCCCGACGGACTCCGGGGACCTGCAGTCCGCGCTGGAGCAGGCCGTCACCGACTACAGCTCCGGCATGACCTCCCTCCAGCGCGTCTTCACCGGCCCCGCGGAACGCTTCTACTCGGCGGAGGAGCGGGCGGCCCTGGGGTTGGCGGCAGAGGAGGTCGTGCAGCCCTCCCCGTACTACACGGTCGACCGTGTGCTGACCGTGGAGCCGGACACCGGCGTCATCCTCGACGCCGAGGAGACCTACTACATCTTCCTCGCCGGTTCCCCGGAGGAGGCCGAGGCGATGGCGCAGCGCCCGCCGCACCCGGAGCGCACGGTCTTCCACGCCGAGACCCGCTGGGACGAGGAGACCCGTCAGGCCCAGCTCGACCTGGTCACCCCGACGCTGCGGCTGTTCCGCGCCCTGCAGATCATCGCGTGGATCTTCACCACCGCCGCGTTCCTGCTGCTGGTGGCCGGGGTGGTGACCGTCGCCCGGATCCGCGCCGCCCGCCGTGAGCGGCTGCTGGCGGTCGCCCCCTGAAAGCGGGATTCGCCCTGACCGCCCTGGTGGCCTGGGCGGTCCTGCTGGTGGGGGCGCTGACCTGGCCGCTGCTGGCGCCGGGCGAGCTCGCGGCCCGCGACATGCTCGTGCTCGATCAACCGGCGTTGAGTGCGGCGGCGCTGGGCTTCGGCGACACCGCCGCCCGCAACGTCCCGCAGGACGGGGTGCTCGCGCTGGCGGGGCAGGTGGTGCCGGCGTCGTGGCTGGTCCGGGTGCTCATCATCGGTGCGGCGGGGCTGGCGGCCGGGGCCGCGGCGTGGCTGACGCGGTTGCTGAGGGCGCGGGCGGGGCTGGCGCCCTCCGCGCCGGCCGCCGCGGCGGCGATGACGGTCGCGGTGCTCAACCCCTTCATCGTGGAGCGGCTGCTCCAGGGCCACTGGTCGTTGGTGATCGCGGCCTGGCTACTGCCGGGTGTCGCGGCGGCGTCGCTGGCCGGCCGGCCGCTGCTCGCCGGGCTGGGAGTGATCGGCGCCTCGCTGACGCCGAGCGGCGCGCTCCTGGCGACGCTCACCGCCGTCGCCGCGGCCCGGGGACGTCGACACCGCGTGGGCGCGCTGCTCGTGGGCCTGGCGGCGTCCCTGCCGTGGCTGGTCCCGGGGGTGCTGGCCGCCTCGACGGCGCCTTCGGCGTCGGCGGCGGCCTTCGCCCCCCGCGCCGAGGCCTGGGTCGGCACCGCCGGCGCGCTGCTGGGCCTGGGCGGGATCTGGAACGCCGAGGCCGTGCCCGCCTCCCGCGCCGCCGGTTTCGCGGTGTTCGGCGTCCTGCTCTTCCTGGTGCTGGCCACCGCGTGGCGACGCTGCCCGCGCCCCCTGCTCCTCCTCGCCGTCCTGGGCCTGGGCGGTGCGACGCTGACGTGGCTGGCGCCCGGGCTGACCGGGTGGGCGGTGGAGCACGTTCCCGGGGCGGGGCTGGTCCGCGACGGGCAGAAACTGGTGATGCTGGCCATCCCCGCCTACGTCGCCCTCGCCGGGCTGATGCGGCGGGAGTGGCTGGCGGCCACGGTGCTGGCGCTGGCGGTGCTCCAGGTGCCCGACGCGCCCCGGGAGCTGACCGTGCTGCGGCCGGCGACGGTGGCCGTCGACGAGGAGCTGGTGGCCTTCGCCGGGGGCCGGGACGTGTTTTTCCCCGGCCGATCCGGGTTGGCCACCCGCGCCGACGGCCTCGTCATCGTCGATCCCGCCACCAAGGCGATGTCGGTGGTGGAGTCGGGGGCGCTGGTCGTCGACGGGCGCGTGGTGGACCCGCCCTCGCCCCGCTGGGTGGCGGCCGGTGAGGCGTGGGCGCGGCGCGACCTGGCCAGGCTGGCCGAGCTGGGCGTCGGGGTCGTCGTCGACGGGGGGACGGTCGTGGAGACGGGCGCTGCGGCCCGGCCGCTGCCGGTGCCGGGCCTGCTCCTGCTGGCCTGGTGGCTGGCGTTGCCGTGGGGCCTGCTGGCTATCGCCGCCGCGCGACGACGCGACTGAGCACCTGCTCGAAACGGGCGCCGGTGTCCGCCCAGGAGAAGCCGGCCGCGTGGACGCGGGCGGCCGCGCCGAGGCGACGGCGGGTGGGGGCGTCGGCGAGCAGGCGGCGGGTGGCGTCGACAAGCTCACTCTCGTCGTCGACGAGCAGCCCGGTCTCCCCGTCCACGATGGAGTCGCGCAGGCCGCCGGCGCCGCGGTAGCCGACGGTGGGCACGCCGTGCTGCGCGGCCTCGGTGACCGCCAGGCCCCAGCCCTCCTTGCGGCTGGGCATGAGGTGGAGGGCGGCGCGGGCGAGCAGCGCATGCTTGTAGTCCTCGGTGACCTGGCCGTAGAAGACGACCCGATCCTCGATGCCGCGGCGGCGCGCATAATCACGCAGCCTGTCCTCCCACCAGCCGGAACCGACGACGTCGAGGACCAGATCCCGGTCCCGGAGCGCGGCGATCACGTCCATGGCGTGCTCGATCCGCTTGTTCGGCACCAGCCGCGAGAGGGTGAGCAGGTGGGTGCGGTGGTCCGCGGGCAGCACCGGCAGGGTCGCCGGGACGGGGTCGACGCCGTTGGCGACGATCTCGATGTCCGCCGGGTCGACGCCGAGGGCGATGAGGTCCTCGCGCGAGGACTCCGAGACCGTCACGTACTGCGCGCCGCGGTACACGCGCGGGGCGAGGCGGGACTCGAGGAACCAGCCGACGCGGCCGATCAGCGGGCCCGCGACCGGCCACTGCTCCTGGTGGCAGTGATGGGTGAGCAGCACCGTCGGGGCGCCGGCGACGAGCCGGGCGAAGAAGGGGATGCCGTTCTGGGTGTCGACGACGACGTCGACGCCCCGGGCCGGGCCGATTCCGAGGCGGCCGAGCAGCAGGAGGCGCCAGGCGGCCGGGTAGACGGAGTACTTGCCGCCGGCGCGGGTGTAGCGAACGCCGTTGCGGGTCGAACGGCGCGGGGACTCGGTGTGCGCGGCGGAGCGGTAGATCACCTCGTGCCCGGCGGTAGCGAGGTGCTCGCCGACGTGCTCCAGATAGCGCTCGGACCCCCCACCGAGGGGGTGGGTGCTGTCACGCCAGCAGAGCAGGAGGATTTTCATCGTGCCCAGCCTATTACACTGACCGCGTGCGCTTCCCTCAGACCCGTGACCTGGCAACACTGCGCCGATCCTGGCGCCTGCTGCGTTCCTTCCGCTTCGAGCAGAGCCAGCCGGGCGTCTTCTACGGCGGCCTCGCCGAGGACACCGCCCGGTTGGTGGAGGCGCTGCTTGTCGACGCCACCGGGGCCGGCCTCGCCGGCCGCGAGGTGCTTGACGTCGGCGGCGGGCCGGGGTACTTCGCGGAGGCTTTCGCGCGTCGGCGGGCGGGCTACGTCGGCCTGGAACCGGACGTGGGCGAGATGTCGGCGGCCGGCATCGAGGTCGCGGCCGCCGTGCGCGGCGACGGGGCGGCGCTGCCCTTCCGCGGCGGCGCCTTCGACGTGGTGTACTCCTCCAACGTCGCCGAGCACGTTCCGGATTTCCCGGCCATGGGCGACGAGATGCTGCGGGTGGCCCGGCCGGGCGGCCTGGTCGTGCTGTCCTACACGGTCTGGCTCGGGCCCTTCGGCGGGCATGAGACCGGCCTGTGGCAGCACTATCTCGGTGGGGACTTCGCCCGCGATCGCTACACCCGGAAAAAGGGGCACGCCCCGAAGAACGTCTTCGGGACGAGCCTCTTCGACGTCTCCTGCGCCGACGGCCTGCGCTGGGCCCGTTCCGTGGAGGAGCGCGACCTGGGCACCGTCGAGCTGGCCTTTCCCCGCTACCACCCGGCGTGGGCCTGGTGGCTGGTCCACGTGCCGGTGGTCCGGGAGTTCCTCGTCTCCAACCTGGTGCTCGTCGTGCGGGCCGGTTAGCCCTCGATGGCCTCGGACTCCGGGGCCTCGGAATCCTCGGACTCCACCGCCCTGGTCTCATCTTTCTCGGTCTCGCCGGCGGTGACCTCGATAGTGCGCTTCTTCTCCACGGCCTGGGGAACCGGGACGGTGACCGTCAGGACGCCCTCGTCGAGCCGCGCGGTGATGGCATTGACGTCGGCGCCCTCCGGCAGGCGGACCGTGCGGGTGAAGCTCGAGGTGGTCTCCCGGACGAGGTAGTCGCGACCCTCGTGCTCCTCCTCACGCTCATGACGCTGCGTGCTCACGGTGAGGCGGCCGTCATCGACGTCGACGGAGACCTCCTCCTTCTTGACCCCCGGCAGGTGAGCCTCAATGACGTACTCGCCGTCGCGGGTGTAGACGTCGGTGGCCGGTGCCCGGTTGGCGGAGCGGGTGAGGGAATCGCTGACGCTGTTGTCGCCGAAAAAGGTGCGTTCCAGCGCGCGGATTTCCTCGAAGGGGTTGAAACGGTTGATGGACGAACTCATGGCATGTCTCCTCATCGTCGGAAATGTTCTCGGGAATATTCTCGGAGGCCCTGATTTCCCTCATATTTTACAACGACGAGCAGCGCGTTTCATCGCCCGCGACGCAACCGTGACCTCGGAAAAGGAAAAACCCCGGCTCCGCGTGGGCGGGGCCGGGTTCTCACCTGCCGGAGGCTACTTGACGGCAGCCTCGATACGCTCCTTGAGCGTGTTGAACTGCTCGAAAATCTCCTGCGGGACACGCGGGCCGAGGAACTCGAGGTACTCCTCGTTGTCCTCGACGGAGGCGGCCCACTCCTCCGGCTTGACGGCCAGCGCCTCGCGGACGTCCTCGATCGGGGTGTCCAGGCCGCTCAGATCCAGATCCTCCGGGCGGGCGGTGTTGCCGACCAGGGTCTCCTCGGCGCCGACGGCGCCGTCGACGCGCTGGGTGATCCACTTGAGGACGCGGGAGTTCTCGCCGAAGCCCGGCCACAGGAAGCGTCCGTCCTCGCCGCGGCGGAACCAGTTGACCAGGAAGATCTTCGGCAGCTTGTCGCCGCCCTTGTTGCCCATGTCGATCCAGTTCTGGATGTAGTCACCGACGTTGTAGCCGATGAACGGCAGCATGGCGTACGGGTCGTGGCGCAGGGAGCCGACCTTGGCCTCGGCGGAGGCGGCGGTCTGGCCGGAGGAGAGGGTCGCGCCGATCATGGCGCCGTGCTCCCAGGAGGTGGCCTCGGTGACCAGGGGGACGGTGTCGGCACGACGGCCGCCGAAGAGGATGGCGTCGAGCTTCACGCCGCGCCAGTCGTCGAACTCCGGCGCCGCGGTCGGGCACTGGCCGATCGGGACGGCGTAGCGGGAGTTCGGGTGCGCGGCCTTCTCGCTGGATTCCGGGGTCCAGTCACGGCCCCGCCAGTCGATCAGGTGCTTCGGGGTCTCCCCGTCCATGCCCTCCCACCAGACGTCGCCGTCGTCGGTCAGCGCGACGTTGGTGAAGATGGTGTTGCCCTGCTCCATGGTGCGCATGGCGATCGGGTTGGAGGAGTAGGCGGTTCCCGGCGCGACGCCGAAGAAGCCGTTCTCCGGGTTGACGGCGTAGAGGCCGTCCTCGCGCAGGTGCAGCCAGGCGATGTCGTCGCCGACGACCTCGGCGGTCCAGCCCTCGATGGTCGGGGTGATCATCGCGAGGTTGGTCTTGCCGCAGGCGGACGGGAAGGCGCCGGCGATGTTGTAGGACTTGCCCTCCGGGCTGGTCAGCTTGAGCAGGAGCATGTGCTCGGCCATCCAGCCCTCCTCCTGGGCCATCTTGGAGGCGATGCGCAGCGCGTAGCACTTCTTGGCCAGGATGGCGTTGCCGCCGTAGCCCGAACCGTAGGACCAGATCTCCTTGGTCTCCGGGAAGTGGGTGATGTACTTGGTGTCGTTGCACGGCCAGGCGACGTCCTCCTGGCCCTCCTCCAGCGGCGCGCCGACGGAGTGCAGGCAGGGCACGAAGTCGCCGTCGGTGCCGATCTTGTCCAGGGCGTCCTGGCCCATGCGGGTCATGACCTTCATGCTCATGACGACGTAGGGGGAGTCGGTCAGCTGGACGCCGAGCTTCGGGCTCGGGTCGTTGATCGGGCCCATGCAGAAGGGCACGACGTACATGGTGCGGCCCTTCATGGCGCCCGTGAACGCCTCGGTCATCTCCTCCTTCATCGCCGCCGGCGGGGCCCAGTTGTTGGTGGGACCGGCGTCCTGCTCGTCCTCGGTGCAGATGAAGGTGCGCGACTCCACGCGGGCGACGTCGGCGGGGTTGGACCGCGCCAGGAAGGAGTTCGGACGCTTCTCCTCGTTCAGTCGGATGAGCGTGCCCTTCTCGACCGCTTCGTCAGCCAGACGGTTCCACTCTTCCTCGGAGCCGTCGCAGAAGACGACGTCCTCCGGCTGGAACATCTCCACAGCCTCGTTGATCCAAGCGATGAGTCGCTCATTGGAGGTCGGCGCGTCGCCGACCAGTCCCCTCACGGTGTTTGCTGCGCTAGTCATATGTTCTCCTGACGAAAAGGCTGATGGCAGGTATCGGCTCCCAGAGTATCCGCCAGAACGTCTCAACCCCCACCAATTAATTAGTACCACCTAAATAAGGCCGGCCACCACCATTGGTTTTCCTGCAGAAATAGCGGGAGACGGAGAAGTCACTGTGACCTGCGACAAGTTAAATTCACCCCCTTTTGGGGCATCTACCACAAGGTTCGGGCCGAGGAAACCCTGAAACTGCCCTAGCGCGGAGGCCCGGGTGCGGGTCACCCCATCCTATCGAAAATGGCCGGTCACGGGCCGATATCGGGGACGAGTCAACGTTCGGAGAGCGAAC from Corynebacterium guangdongense includes the following:
- a CDS encoding universal stress protein, which translates into the protein MLIAYDGSPEARHALTEAARLLRPVDIEILTAWEPVTSQATRALGRTGLPQTTIGAENVGADPAYEDALALSEEGIALARSLGLTARAHLVESTGHTATAISEAAVQLGADVIVAGTRARSGPHTWFTTSTSEGILRKAGIPVFIVPPRASGGDGED
- a CDS encoding glycoside hydrolase family 3 N-terminal domain-containing protein; amino-acid sequence: MHLRRLFSVLALGGALSACAPAGPADAPPATSAAPVTTTTTTTTTTQTVTHEPRPTPPPAPSPEQVAASRVPADERARVASLMMVGVTDYDDALWKLHQGVGGIFIPSWADPGLLTEPGRDVAALRAAVGRPFAVAIDFEGGRVQRHSQVLGSYPSAGEMAATMDPAQVEELAHTIGQSLRHHGVTVDFAPVLDVGGAGLDVVGDRAFSADPVVVAEYGAAFARGLERAGVRPVYKHFPGHGQASGDSHLGEVVTPPLQALAGHDLAAFAGALERHQAPVMVGHMVVPGLGDGLTPSSLNPAAYRLLRSGDYPDGHPFGGLTYTDDLSGMKAITDTMSVPQAVTAAIGAGADQALWSSGTDIIPAIDAVQHALASGAIDRAALDDAAFRVQLQLVHSGL
- a CDS encoding acyltransferase family protein, which produces MPTREYNPSLDGVRAVASFGIMATHVAFQTGVDPAGPVGSVLARFDFFVPVFFALSAFLLWRGAERYVGRWGVYYRNRAARILPAYLVCVAAVILLLPDASGMDATQILVNLTLTQIYVPDGLAPGLTHLWSLSVEVAFYLVMPLFAAVLLPLPRRWRVAAILGLAGLSLGWAWLPVVESTPAEGVANRQIWPPAYACWFAVGLIAAELEDRVGPRLRRAFEVRWAWWLAALLIAWVAGQEWFGPLGLTHPDPAEFTRRVLAGTVFAAVVVVPYALAPGDRLMTGRPAQFLGRISYSVFLWHLPIMALVFPLAGIGYFQGGFLPVYVLTAVATTVVAACSYEFVEEPARRLIRGIRQASAPAQTAVSAISSPA
- a CDS encoding alpha-(1->3)-arabinofuranosyltransferase domain-containing protein; translated protein: MRARLTHTAAWLLIALLMVAQEPGRTAADTKLDLLVDPAGFLAGATHAWTDTFTLGQLQNQAYGYLFPQGPFFLATDFLPDWVAQRAWWTVVVGVGFSGMLVLLERLRVGTPAFRILAAGLFAFSPRSLTTLTAISSETWPVMLAPWVLAALLDERLTWRSAARAVVPVALMGAVNATATLAACLPAGVLLLWRVSHDRRALGPALAWLAGCALVSAWWIGPLLVLGAYAPPFTDFIESAYVTTRWLNLAEILRGTTSWAPFVDAERRAGWLLVAEPALVLATMAVAALGLAGLARRERVALHGLWVSMLFLGVAILGAAHGPLGEQWLAFLDGPGAAFRNLHKFDPLVRIPLLVGFAHLGGIAARRFWGAALVALVALAAVSPAWSGRLTPRGTWEEIPDYWVAATDYLNEHAAGTRTLIVPEASFARQDWGWTRDEPAQPLLDVPWAVRDAIPLVPPEAIRGLDGVMTMLDHDPENATQALRRLGIGALLVRGDLDEDAGVTSGRDVRGLEGESFGPLEVVLLDPGADMMITDQAPVTVAGGGEVLALLDTLHGPGPRELVDAGGQIVTDTPMAVARNYGTLRGPVSGPLLDAADAPDVRNREIDYPSVGERTRVVERGGRVRASTSAADATSFGGADPAKSVTAAVDGRGDTAWWPTPGPAEGQWLELAGEIAAQARLSITPTRDTTVLVSNGQAHTEVELRRGRATEVVVPGPATGAVRITLLDPLPVGLAEVSLSSTPIERVVTVPPASAETRMIVLQRLMVDTGVLLREFTTARDMRLEVAADAGVRIDGEPAAGIIDLPAGVHRLESDAHWVTLTEPGFDPSPVVEPTGRVIEASDGERLLMTGRAANAGLRAQVAGVGLTPRVVDAATQAFVVPAGLAGEVEFSFAAERAYRAFLLVGGAVGLLALLAAVVVGRGGRPLRDTDTDPGSGSDPGSGVILPALALTLAAGWVGLAALGAVWAARRVTVFPPALLAGTLTGIAGAWLARAPWTAAGYAGDEIALTAVCAGALACLMPRIRRRAGSSTNS
- a CDS encoding DUF2613 domain-containing protein, which produces MAFESDSLNRRTLGPVVASSVVGVALGVVAVVGVAGFSGQNSVPTSNAVPADQALLGDPEYGTRQ